The Oxalobacteraceae bacterium OTU3CINTB1 genome includes a window with the following:
- the cbiB gene encoding adenosylcobinamide-phosphate synthase CbiB, which yields MLSGLSFYAVAVLMVAGVLLDFLLGEARRWHPLVGFGNLAMALERRLNRGGTRFWRGVLAWALAVLPLSAIATLLVWLAAPLSAWLMYALHAFMLYFALGLRSLRDHNLPIAEALARDDLPNARLLTARIVSRDTTGASEIELTKASAESLLENGNDAVFGTLFWFIVAGGPGAVMFRMANTLDAMWGYRTPRLLQFGCAPARLDDALNYLPARLTALSYVLLAPGLQGKRRAWACWRAQAPAWSSPNAGPVMASGAGALGVQLGGAAIYDGEVEERPPLGQGEPATGADIARAWHLVVRTTALWLSCALVAAFILEYVHA from the coding sequence GTGCTGTCAGGGTTGAGCTTTTACGCCGTTGCGGTGTTGATGGTGGCCGGCGTACTGCTGGACTTTTTACTGGGCGAGGCGCGCCGCTGGCATCCGCTGGTCGGCTTCGGCAATCTGGCGATGGCGCTGGAACGCCGCCTCAATCGCGGCGGTACGCGCTTCTGGCGCGGCGTACTGGCCTGGGCGCTGGCAGTGCTGCCGCTGAGCGCCATCGCCACCTTGCTGGTTTGGCTGGCAGCACCGCTGAGCGCATGGTTGATGTACGCGCTGCACGCCTTCATGCTGTACTTCGCGCTGGGCCTGCGCAGCCTGCGCGACCACAATTTGCCGATCGCCGAGGCGCTGGCGCGCGACGACCTACCCAACGCTCGTTTGCTGACGGCCCGCATCGTCAGCCGCGATACCACCGGCGCCAGCGAAATCGAACTGACCAAGGCCAGCGCCGAATCCCTGCTTGAAAACGGCAATGACGCCGTCTTCGGCACGCTGTTCTGGTTTATCGTCGCCGGCGGCCCTGGCGCGGTCATGTTCCGCATGGCGAATACGCTCGACGCCATGTGGGGCTACCGCACTCCCCGCCTGCTGCAATTCGGCTGCGCCCCCGCGCGTCTGGACGATGCGCTCAATTACCTGCCCGCGCGTCTGACCGCGCTCTCCTACGTGCTGCTGGCGCCGGGATTGCAAGGAAAACGGCGCGCCTGGGCATGCTGGCGCGCGCAAGCGCCGGCGTGGAGCAGCCCGAACGCCGGCCCGGTCATGGCCAGCGGCGCCGGCGCGCTCGGCGTGCAACTGGGCGGCGCGGCCATCTACGACGGCGAGGTCGAAGAACGTCCGCCGCTGGGCCAGGGCGAACCGGCCACCGGCGCCGATATCGCCCGCGCATGGCATCTGGTGGTGCGCACCACGGCGCTGTG
- the cobU gene encoding bifunctional adenosylcobinamide kinase/adenosylcobinamide-phosphate guanylyltransferase: MTRTLVLGGARSGKSAYAERLAVESGKEVVYIATATAGDAEMAARIAHHRATRPGEWTTVEEPLALGNQLLRWSSPDRLIMVDCLTLWLSNLLFSSGEEYPEVGEITLPALFHEQQDMLASALLKCTSDVVLVSNEVGLGIMPSGAISRCFLDEQGRLNQSVAAICDRAVFVAAGLPLVLKG; this comes from the coding sequence ATGACACGTACACTCGTTCTGGGCGGCGCACGCTCCGGTAAAAGCGCTTACGCCGAGCGCTTGGCCGTAGAATCAGGCAAGGAAGTCGTCTACATCGCCACCGCCACCGCCGGCGACGCCGAAATGGCGGCCCGCATCGCGCATCACCGCGCCACCCGCCCCGGCGAATGGACCACCGTCGAGGAGCCGCTGGCCCTCGGTAACCAGTTGCTGCGCTGGTCGTCCCCGGACCGCCTGATCATGGTCGATTGCCTGACGCTTTGGCTCAGCAACCTGCTGTTCAGCAGCGGCGAAGAGTATCCGGAAGTCGGCGAGATCACGCTGCCGGCGTTGTTTCACGAGCAGCAGGACATGCTGGCCAGCGCGCTGCTCAAATGCACCAGCGACGTGGTGCTGGTGTCGAACGAGGTAGGCCTGGGCATCATGCCGTCCGGCGCCATCTCGCGCTGCTTCCTCGACGAACAGGGACGATTGAATCAATCGGTGGCGGCGATCTGCGACCGCGCGGTGTTCGTCGCCGCCGGCCTGCCGCTGGTATTAAAAGGATAG
- a CDS encoding cobyrinate a,c-diamide synthase: MATVKALLIAAVASGQGKTTVTAALARKLVRLGKRVRVFKCGPDFIDPMLLERASGAPVRTLDLWMVGAEQCRAQLAQAAAEADVILIEGVMGLYDGTPSSADLAREFGVPVMAVIDASSMAQTAGALVHGLRDYGPVDMAGVIANRVASENHAKMVAASLRDIPLFGTMPRQTRSLPERHLGLVLPGEVSDIDGLLDTLADQLAFDEAAWDRLRNIDITTPVAIDPEPAPALAGKTVAIARDPAFMFLYPANLDTLTALGATLTFFSPLADEKVPDGADAVYLPGGYPELHAEALSRADAWKSSIRAIHAAGIPIVAECGGMMALADTLADQSGAIWPMAGLLTGTVAMQPRLAGLGPQALPTEHGILRGHTFHYSKLATTVEPAAHTIKHPSAIQGEAWYRAGSLTASYFHAYFPSNPAAVAALFSRSPV, encoded by the coding sequence ATGGCCACTGTCAAAGCACTGCTGATCGCCGCCGTGGCCTCGGGCCAGGGCAAGACCACCGTGACGGCGGCGCTGGCGCGCAAACTGGTTCGCTTGGGCAAACGGGTGCGCGTGTTCAAGTGCGGCCCGGATTTCATCGACCCGATGCTGCTGGAACGCGCCAGCGGCGCGCCGGTGCGCACGCTGGATCTGTGGATGGTCGGCGCGGAACAGTGCCGCGCCCAGTTGGCGCAGGCGGCCGCCGAAGCGGACGTGATCCTAATCGAAGGCGTCATGGGCCTGTACGACGGCACGCCGTCGTCGGCCGACCTGGCGCGCGAATTCGGCGTGCCTGTGATGGCGGTGATCGACGCCTCCTCGATGGCGCAAACCGCCGGCGCGCTGGTGCATGGCCTGCGTGACTACGGCCCGGTCGACATGGCGGGCGTGATCGCCAACCGCGTCGCCAGCGAGAACCACGCCAAGATGGTGGCGGCGTCGCTGCGCGATATTCCGCTGTTCGGCACCATGCCGCGCCAGACAAGATCGCTGCCGGAACGCCATCTCGGCCTGGTGCTGCCGGGGGAAGTGAGCGACATCGACGGATTGCTCGATACGCTGGCCGACCAGCTGGCGTTCGACGAAGCGGCGTGGGACCGGCTGCGCAACATCGACATAACGACTCCCGTGGCGATAGATCCGGAGCCGGCGCCCGCACTGGCCGGGAAAACCGTCGCCATCGCGCGCGATCCCGCGTTCATGTTCCTCTACCCGGCCAACCTGGATACCCTGACGGCCCTCGGCGCGACGCTGACATTTTTCTCGCCGCTGGCGGACGAAAAGGTGCCCGACGGCGCCGACGCGGTCTATCTTCCCGGCGGCTACCCCGAACTGCACGCCGAGGCCTTGTCGCGCGCGGACGCGTGGAAATCGTCGATACGCGCCATCCACGCGGCGGGCATCCCCATCGTCGCGGAATGCGGCGGCATGATGGCGCTGGCCGATACGCTGGCCGACCAATCCGGCGCGATCTGGCCGATGGCCGGCCTACTGACCGGCACTGTGGCAATGCAGCCACGCCTGGCCGGCCTCGGGCCGCAGGCGCTCCCCACGGAGCACGGAATTTTGCGTGGCCACACGTTCCATTACTCCAAATTGGCGACAACAGTGGAGCCGGCGGCGCATACTATTAAACATCCCTCCGCAATACAAGGCGAAGCCTGGTATCGCGCAGGATCGCTCACCGCTTCTTATTTTCACGCTTACTTCCCATCCAACCCGGCGGCTGTCGCCGCCCTGTTTTCAAGGAGTCCGGTATGA
- the cobO gene encoding cob(I)yrinic acid a,c-diamide adenosyltransferase, producing the protein MTDQNKEDTAAVSAETAALNERHRVRMERKKAIIDAQIAAADKQIGIIIVNTGNGKGKSSSGFGMVIRALGHGMKVGVVQFIKGAMQTGEEAFLRRFPDEVSFHTMGEGYTWETQNRERDTEKALLAWEQAKKFLADPAIGLVVFDELNIALKYRYLDVETVINDLLARPPMQHVVITGRGAPPELIAIADTVTEMEVVKHAFKAGIGAQLGTEW; encoded by the coding sequence ATGACCGACCAGAATAAAGAAGACACCGCAGCCGTCAGCGCCGAAACAGCGGCGCTCAACGAGCGCCATCGCGTGCGCATGGAGCGCAAGAAGGCCATCATCGACGCGCAGATCGCCGCCGCCGACAAGCAGATCGGCATCATCATCGTCAACACCGGCAACGGCAAGGGCAAGAGCTCGAGCGGCTTCGGCATGGTAATCCGCGCGCTGGGCCACGGCATGAAGGTCGGCGTTGTGCAGTTCATCAAAGGCGCGATGCAGACCGGCGAGGAAGCCTTCCTGCGCCGCTTCCCGGATGAGGTGAGCTTCCACACGATGGGTGAAGGCTACACCTGGGAGACGCAAAACCGCGAGCGCGACACCGAAAAAGCGCTGCTGGCGTGGGAGCAGGCCAAGAAATTCCTGGCCGATCCCGCTATCGGCCTAGTGGTATTCGACGAGCTGAATATCGCGCTGAAATACCGCTACCTGGACGTTGAAACGGTGATCAACGATCTGCTGGCGCGTCCGCCGATGCAGCACGTCGTCATCACCGGGCGTGGCGCACCGCCGGAGCTGATCGCCATCGCCGACACCGTCACCGAAATGGAAGTCGTCAAGCACGCCTTCAAGGCCGGCATCGGCGCGCAACTGGGGACCGAGTGGTAA
- a CDS encoding ABC transporter ATP-binding protein yields the protein MLSTHHLSLKIGQRQLIADLDWLVQDGECWSVIGRNGAGKSTLLRTLAGLRPPDGGHVAIGGRALKDWPLAELARQRAFLAQSRSDAFAYTVIETVLSARHPYHDNRYWEGGEDQAIAMKSLEAMEVAGLAARDVRTLSGGERQRVAIAAMLAQDTPLLLLDEPANALDLGHQVGVMKLLSQLCREQGKTAVMIGHDLTLAHGVSTHALLLMGDGRWLAGATADVMRADLLSEYLGHPIDIIQHGKRSIFIPTEDQE from the coding sequence ATGCTCAGCACCCATCACCTCTCCCTGAAAATCGGCCAGCGCCAGCTGATCGCGGACCTGGACTGGCTTGTCCAGGACGGCGAATGCTGGAGCGTCATCGGCCGCAACGGCGCCGGCAAAAGCACCCTGCTGCGCACACTGGCCGGCCTGCGCCCGCCGGACGGCGGCCACGTGGCCATCGGCGGCCGTGCGCTGAAGGACTGGCCGCTGGCCGAACTGGCGCGCCAGCGCGCCTTCCTGGCGCAGAGCCGCAGCGACGCCTTCGCCTATACCGTGATCGAAACCGTGCTGTCGGCGCGCCACCCCTACCACGACAACCGCTATTGGGAAGGCGGCGAGGACCAGGCCATCGCCATGAAGTCGCTGGAGGCGATGGAGGTGGCCGGACTGGCCGCGCGCGACGTGCGCACGCTGTCCGGCGGCGAACGGCAACGCGTGGCCATCGCCGCCATGCTGGCGCAGGACACGCCGCTGTTGCTGCTCGACGAACCGGCCAACGCCCTCGATCTGGGCCACCAGGTCGGCGTCATGAAGCTGCTGTCGCAGCTGTGCCGCGAACAAGGAAAAACCGCCGTCATGATCGGCCACGACCTGACCCTGGCGCACGGCGTCTCCACCCACGCGCTACTGCTGATGGGCGACGGCCGCTGGCTGGCCGGCGCCACCGCCGACGTGATGCGGGCCGATCTCCTGAGCGAGTACCTGGGCCACCCGATCGACATCATCCAGCACGGAAAACGCAGCATCTTCATTCCCACCGAGGACCAAGAATGA
- a CDS encoding iron ABC transporter permease gives MHSFSRNLQQRAAVTLTGLALFAFASLVFSGMTGSVAIPLSDIPAAVNDLLHGQTTTLSATLLDLRLGRAITAFVTGAALSLAGVMMQALLRNPLADPYVLGISSGASVGALAALMFMCAAWMVDAAAFAGAVVVSMMLYMLARRDLRGGAAAEGGTALLLLTGVILSSACMALVTLMLSIAPESRLRTMVFWMIGDLSGAPLRWMPWVVLAGALLFALRNARAMNVMALHAEAAATLGIRVGALRKGLFFTSGLLTASAVTSAGSIGFVGLIVPHACRFAVGPDHRLLIPAAALAGGSYLLLADTLARTIIAPQQLPVGVVTALIGAPVFLYQLHRLRQ, from the coding sequence ATGCATTCTTTCTCACGCAATCTGCAGCAGCGCGCCGCCGTCACCCTGACCGGCCTGGCCCTGTTCGCGTTTGCCAGCCTGGTTTTCTCGGGCATGACCGGTTCGGTCGCGATTCCCCTTTCCGATATTCCCGCAGCGGTCAACGATCTGCTGCACGGCCAGACTACCACCTTGTCGGCCACCCTGCTCGATCTGCGCCTGGGCCGCGCCATCACCGCCTTCGTCACCGGCGCGGCGCTGTCGCTGGCCGGCGTCATGATGCAGGCGCTGTTGCGCAACCCCCTGGCCGACCCTTATGTCCTCGGCATATCCTCCGGCGCCTCGGTTGGCGCGCTGGCCGCGCTGATGTTCATGTGCGCCGCGTGGATGGTCGACGCGGCGGCCTTCGCCGGCGCGGTGGTGGTGTCGATGATGCTCTACATGCTGGCCCGGCGCGACCTGCGCGGCGGCGCGGCGGCCGAAGGCGGCACCGCCCTGCTGCTGCTGACCGGCGTGATCCTGTCTTCAGCCTGCATGGCGCTGGTCACCTTGATGCTGTCGATCGCGCCGGAGAGCCGCCTGCGCACGATGGTGTTCTGGATGATCGGCGACCTGTCAGGCGCGCCGCTGCGCTGGATGCCGTGGGTGGTGCTGGCCGGGGCGCTGCTCTTCGCGCTGCGCAACGCGCGCGCCATGAACGTGATGGCGCTGCACGCGGAAGCCGCGGCCACCCTGGGCATCCGCGTCGGCGCCTTGCGCAAAGGCCTGTTCTTCACCTCCGGCCTGCTGACCGCCAGCGCCGTGACCAGCGCCGGCAGCATCGGCTTCGTCGGCCTGATCGTGCCGCACGCCTGCCGCTTTGCCGTCGGTCCCGACCACCGCTTGCTGATCCCGGCGGCGGCGCTGGCCGGCGGCAGCTACCTGCTGCTGGCCGACACGCTGGCGCGCACCATCATCGCGCCGCAACAGCTGCCGGTGGGCGTGGTCACGGCCTTGATCGGCGCGCCGGTGTTCCTGTATCAGCTGCATCGGCTGCGTCAATAA
- a CDS encoding TonB-dependent receptor produces the protein MSFPLSRLACRPAALTSLALAMAAAFSHNVAHADEAPADTVVVTATRTPQPLADIISDTVTIKAEQIAEAGAGSVVDLLKRQRGIEVTRNGGAGSSSNVYIRGANSNQSIVLVDGVRIGSSTTGAANWSAIPLTAIDHIEIVYGALSSLYGADAIGGVIQIFTKKGQGAPAVTAFAGYGSDNTREADVTVSGATGGEHSFGYAVSAGKEKSDGFSTSRPGLTSYNPDDDGYDKENVSGQFSLQLAKGYEAGALFLHSKLNSQYDALRAGTYDVRSKNVIDTASVYAKAQLLPVWDSLLQYSETKDKGENYTNATAAGYARIKTKQSFITWQNDVRVGADLLQLLYEHREEKVQSNGSNGVLNRQRDTNSFAASYNARRGANLLSASVRRDNTLYGSQNTGSLGYGYNITQALRATASYGTSFRAPTYNELYFPEYGNPANKPEEGRNAEIGLRYDDGVNALSAGYYRNRLTDMLVNINPCPFGRAGYPSGCAYNVNRATLEGITLSGATRLAGINLAANLDLQDPKDETTGKRLQRRSKKHGNLTADYAIGALKAGVELEVSGDRYDDAANSNRLGGYGLVNLYATYAFSRDWSALVRWNNIGDKQYDLARYYNTPGSKVFAGIRYGYK, from the coding sequence ATGTCCTTTCCGCTCTCCCGCCTGGCCTGCCGCCCGGCGGCACTGACCTCGCTGGCACTGGCAATGGCCGCCGCCTTCTCGCACAACGTCGCCCATGCCGACGAGGCGCCCGCCGACACCGTCGTGGTGACCGCCACCCGCACGCCGCAACCGCTGGCCGACATCATCAGCGACACCGTCACCATCAAGGCCGAACAAATCGCCGAAGCCGGCGCCGGCTCGGTGGTCGACCTGCTCAAACGCCAGCGCGGCATCGAAGTGACGCGCAACGGCGGCGCGGGCAGCTCGTCCAACGTCTACATCCGTGGCGCCAACAGCAATCAAAGCATCGTGCTGGTCGACGGCGTGCGTATCGGCTCGTCCACCACCGGCGCCGCCAACTGGAGCGCCATTCCGCTGACCGCGATCGACCATATCGAGATCGTCTACGGCGCACTGAGCTCCCTGTACGGCGCCGACGCGATCGGCGGCGTGATCCAGATCTTCACCAAAAAAGGCCAGGGTGCCCCGGCGGTGACGGCCTTCGCCGGCTATGGCAGCGACAACACGCGCGAAGCCGATGTGACGGTATCGGGCGCCACCGGCGGTGAACACAGCTTCGGCTACGCGGTCAGCGCCGGCAAGGAAAAGTCGGACGGCTTCTCGACCTCCCGTCCCGGCCTGACCTCGTACAATCCGGACGACGACGGCTACGACAAGGAAAACGTCTCCGGTCAATTCAGCCTGCAACTGGCCAAGGGCTACGAGGCCGGTGCGCTTTTCCTGCATAGCAAACTCAATTCGCAGTACGACGCCCTGCGTGCCGGCACCTACGACGTGCGCAGCAAGAACGTCATCGACACCGCCAGCGTCTACGCCAAGGCGCAACTGCTGCCGGTCTGGGACAGCCTGCTGCAATACTCGGAGACCAAGGACAAAGGCGAAAACTACACCAACGCCACCGCCGCCGGCTATGCGCGCATCAAGACCAAGCAAAGCTTCATCACCTGGCAAAACGATGTGCGTGTCGGCGCCGACCTGCTGCAACTGCTGTACGAGCACCGCGAAGAGAAGGTACAGAGTAACGGCTCCAACGGTGTGCTGAACCGCCAGCGCGACACCAACTCGTTCGCCGCCTCGTACAACGCCCGTCGCGGCGCCAATCTTCTGAGCGCGAGCGTCCGCCGCGACAACACGCTCTACGGCTCGCAGAATACCGGCTCGCTGGGCTACGGCTACAACATCACACAGGCATTGCGCGCCACCGCCAGCTACGGCACCAGCTTCCGCGCGCCGACCTACAATGAGTTGTACTTCCCGGAGTATGGCAATCCCGCCAACAAACCGGAAGAAGGCCGTAACGCCGAAATCGGCCTGCGTTACGACGATGGCGTCAACGCGCTGAGCGCCGGCTACTACCGCAACCGCCTGACGGACATGCTCGTCAACATCAACCCATGCCCGTTCGGCCGCGCCGGCTATCCAAGCGGCTGCGCTTACAACGTCAATCGCGCCACGCTGGAGGGCATCACGCTGTCGGGCGCTACCAGGCTGGCCGGGATCAACCTCGCCGCCAACCTCGATCTGCAGGACCCGAAGGATGAGACGACCGGCAAGCGCCTGCAGCGCCGCTCGAAAAAACACGGCAACCTGACCGCCGACTATGCCATCGGCGCGCTGAAGGCCGGCGTGGAGCTGGAAGTATCGGGCGACCGCTATGACGACGCGGCCAACAGCAACCGCCTGGGCGGCTACGGGCTGGTGAACCTGTACGCGACCTACGCCTTCTCGCGCGACTGGTCGGCGCTGGTCCGCTGGAACAACATCGGCGACAAGCAGTACGACCTGGCGCGGTACTACAACACACCGGGTTCGAAGGTGTTTGCGGGTATCCGCTACGGGTATAAATAG
- a CDS encoding DUF6445 family protein — protein sequence MFDLRSSQPPSTPARAVRPMVNPRPLVSVVPIFDGHQCVVVDNFLAEPEIMVEYAALEHRHFVDSAGNYYPGPELPLTGRIVASMQEAFLLHARTPLKARRVLSINSRLSLVTRRPEQLLPGQRIPHRDSYGLGPMEGVGAMVLYLFKDERLGGTSFFKPKLPIEEIDAWLLDLKRMDQAGEAPAGVSAPTYAIASDDHFEKVLTVAPKFNRAIFYNGGLFHSGFITRPELMVDDPTVGRLTVNAFLKLRMAAT from the coding sequence ATGTTCGACCTACGTTCTTCCCAGCCTCCGTCTACGCCCGCGCGCGCGGTGCGGCCGATGGTCAATCCCCGCCCGCTGGTGAGCGTGGTGCCGATTTTCGACGGCCACCAGTGCGTCGTCGTCGATAATTTTTTGGCGGAACCGGAGATCATGGTGGAGTACGCGGCGCTGGAGCACCGGCATTTCGTCGACTCGGCCGGTAACTATTATCCGGGACCGGAGCTCCCGCTAACGGGTCGCATCGTCGCCAGCATGCAGGAAGCGTTCTTGCTGCATGCGCGCACGCCGCTCAAGGCGCGCCGTGTGCTCAGCATAAACAGCCGCCTGTCGCTGGTGACGCGTCGTCCGGAGCAGCTGTTGCCGGGCCAGCGCATTCCGCACCGCGACTCCTACGGCCTGGGGCCAATGGAAGGCGTCGGCGCGATGGTGCTGTATCTGTTCAAGGACGAGCGGCTCGGCGGCACCAGCTTTTTCAAGCCCAAGCTTCCGATCGAGGAAATCGACGCCTGGTTGCTTGATTTGAAGCGCATGGACCAGGCGGGGGAGGCGCCGGCCGGCGTCTCCGCGCCGACCTACGCCATCGCCTCCGACGACCATTTCGAGAAAGTGCTGACGGTCGCGCCCAAGTTCAATCGGGCGATTTTCTACAATGGTGGGCTGTTCCACTCCGGGTTTATCACGCGACCGGAGTTGATGGTCGACGATCCAACGGTCGGAAGGTTGACCGTCAACGCCTTTCTCAAACTGCGGATGGCTGCGACTTGA
- a CDS encoding histidine phosphatase family protein, producing MRLILIRHPQPLVAAGVCYGSTDLDVAPAELARTLAELAPQLPAGLPLYSSPLRRCAGLAAGLSATPIFDARLVEMHFGGWEMRAWDDIPRADVDAWAADLVNYQPGGGESVLHMAARIAAFHADLQRQLGDDGEAIVICHAGAMRLLSACHAGLPPPEMALQAARTPHHIAYGAQLVLA from the coding sequence GTGCGGCTGATACTCATTCGTCATCCCCAACCGCTGGTCGCGGCGGGCGTCTGCTATGGCAGCACCGATCTGGACGTCGCGCCGGCGGAACTGGCGCGCACCCTCGCCGAGCTGGCGCCGCAACTGCCGGCCGGTTTGCCGCTATATTCCAGTCCATTGCGCCGCTGCGCCGGACTGGCCGCCGGCCTGTCGGCCACGCCGATTTTCGACGCCCGCCTGGTAGAAATGCACTTCGGCGGCTGGGAGATGCGCGCCTGGGACGACATTCCGCGCGCCGACGTCGACGCCTGGGCCGCGGATCTGGTCAACTACCAACCGGGCGGCGGCGAGAGCGTGTTGCACATGGCCGCGCGCATCGCAGCTTTCCACGCCGACCTCCAGCGCCAGCTGGGCGACGACGGCGAGGCCATCGTCATCTGCCACGCGGGCGCCATGCGTTTGCTGTCCGCCTGCCATGCCGGCCTGCCGCCCCCGGAGATGGCCCTGCAAGCCGCCCGGACGCCGCACCATATCGCCTACGGCGCCCAGCTTGTCCTGGCGTGA
- a CDS encoding adenosylcobinamide-GDP ribazoletransferase, with product MHQLRLFFTALQFFTRLPIPRWVGFDPAWLNQASRYFPLVGVVVALIAGAVYAVAFKFFPPVIAVILSAAAGIYATGAFHEDGFADMCDGFGGGMTQERVLEIMKDSRIGAYGAIGIFCLLLLKCAILTRIPPFGVLAALLVAHPMSRLMAVSLIWRLDYARAEGKAKPLAQKMRNMEFAIAAITALLPALILIYLGWLSWTMLISGCAFALVATFWLARKFVRRIGGYTGDCLGAVQQVTEVVFYLCVLAGLHTSAPFEVF from the coding sequence GTGCACCAGCTCCGACTGTTCTTCACCGCGCTGCAATTCTTCACGCGCCTGCCGATCCCGCGCTGGGTGGGTTTCGATCCCGCCTGGCTCAATCAGGCGTCGCGCTATTTTCCGCTGGTCGGCGTGGTCGTCGCGCTGATCGCCGGAGCGGTCTACGCGGTCGCCTTCAAGTTCTTCCCTCCAGTGATCGCCGTCATCCTGTCGGCCGCCGCCGGTATTTACGCCACCGGCGCCTTCCATGAAGACGGCTTTGCCGATATGTGCGACGGTTTCGGCGGCGGCATGACGCAGGAACGCGTGCTGGAAATCATGAAGGATTCGCGCATCGGCGCCTACGGCGCGATCGGGATCTTCTGCCTGCTGCTGCTGAAGTGCGCGATCTTGACCCGAATACCACCGTTCGGGGTATTGGCGGCCCTGCTGGTGGCGCACCCGATGTCGCGGCTGATGGCGGTCTCGCTGATCTGGCGGCTGGACTACGCGCGCGCCGAGGGCAAGGCAAAGCCGCTGGCCCAAAAAATGCGCAACATGGAATTCGCCATCGCCGCCATCACGGCTTTGCTGCCTGCGCTGATACTTATATATCTGGGCTGGCTGTCGTGGACAATGCTGATCAGCGGCTGCGCCTTCGCACTGGTGGCGACCTTCTGGCTGGCGCGGAAGTTCGTTCGCCGCATCGGCGGCTACACGGGGGACTGCCTCGGCGCGGTACAGCAAGTGACCGAGGTGGTCTTCTATCTGTGCGTGCTCGCCGGGCTGCATACCAGCGCGCCATTTGAGGTTTTCTGA